The genomic segment CTGCCTGTCCAAAGCCTTTGTATTTTAACACAGGAAGACCTTGGTCGTGATACATAGCAAGTACTGTATCAGCTTGTTGTAAATACTTCGGATTAAAAATTGTATCCGCTGGTAGCGGCCCCGTGAGGCGAACGCCATCTTGACGCAATACTTCGAGAGCCGGAATGATAGTGTCGATTTCCTCGCGGCCTATATGCCCATCTTCGCCGGCATGAGGATTTAATCCGCAGACAAAAATATGAGGCTGGTCAATACCAAATTTGGTTTTAAGATCGTGATCTATAATACGGATCACCCGGTCCAACTTAGGCCCAGTAATCGCAGCTGAAACTGCCGTTAGTGGAATGTGGGTTGTAGCAAGTGTCACACGTAAACCTTCGGTAGCAAGCATCATCACCACTTCTGGCGTATTTGACTGCTCGGCGAAATATTCAGTATGACCGCTAAACGCAATACCCGCTTCATTGATAATGCCCTTGTGTACTGGACCTGTCACTAATGCTTGGCACTCACCACGTAAATTCATTTGGCAAGCCTGGTGCAGCGTATTGAGCACGTATTGACTGTTGGCTTCATTTAACTGTCCCGCTGTGACATTGGCGCACAGCGGAACATCCACAATATACAATGCGCCGGCGGGCTGTATGTCCTGACAATTTTCGCTGTAGGGCAACAAATTGAGTGGCATGCCCAGCGCCTTTGCACGGTCGCGCATAAGGTCGGCGCTTGCAACCACTACCAAGATGGCTTGCCATTGCTGCTGAGCTAAGGCAATCGTTAAATCAGGACCGACCCCGGCAGGTTCCCCCGGGGTAATCGCAAGCTTAATGGTCATCGTTTAGCTGTTGTCTTTTTTATCAAGTAATTCAACGTATGCGCTGTCACGCATTTCTTTTAACCAAGCCTCGGTTTCTTCAGCAAACTTACGCTGGAACAACAATTGATACGCTTTGTCTTCTTTGCGCTTTTCAGTGGCGTCTTGCACACGTTTGTCCATCAGTTGCATTAAATGCCAACCGTGGGTAGAGCGTACAGGTTGGCTTATTTCGCCCACCTCTAGTTTCTGCAATGTGTCTCTAAAAGCTGGAACATATACGTTAGGGTCTGCCCAACCTAAATCCCCGCCGCGTAACGCCGAGCCTGGATCAGCAGAATGTTCTTTGGCCAATTCGGCAAAATCAGCTTCACCTGCAAGTAACTGTTTTCTGAATTCAATCAGCATTTTTTCAGCTTTTTCGTCGCTCAATATCACCGAAGGTTTAATCAAAATATGACGCGATTTAAGTTCGGCTACTTCAACTTTTTCTATGCCGCGAATATCAATTATTTTTAATACGTGAAAACCCGCGCCACTGCGAATCGGGCCGATAAGATCATCTTTGCTTGCGCCTTGCACGGCTTCGGCAAACAGAGTCGGCATAGAGTTAATGTTCATCCAACCTAAATCCCCCCCTTCAAGGGCCTTAGAGCCAGAAGAAGACGCTGTTGCTATCTTGGCGAATTCGGAGCCGTTATTCAGTAATTCGAGCACTTTTTCAGCTGTGTCTTTGGCTTTGCTTACATCTGCATCAGTTGGGTCTGGCGGAAAGCCAATCAATATATGCCCAAGGTGGTACTCAGCTTGTTGGCCGCCTTGCTCGTCAATTAACTTAACGAGATTACTAATTTCTTGCGGTGTAATGTAAATACGACGACGAACATTCGCACGGCGAACCTCACCAGAGATCAACTCTTTACGTACTTGCTCACGATAGACTTCAAAACTGACGCCTTCAGAAGCAAGACTTTGGCGCAGCTGTTCAACAGTGGTGCCGTCTTCTCTTGCAATATTGTCAATGGTTTGATCTAACTGAGGATCGCTAATTTGAATCCCCATGCGATCAGCCATTTGGCTTTGCAAACTATCAACGATCAGGCGCTCTATCGCTTGGGTACGTAGTACGCGATCCGATGGTAAAGTTTGATTATTGGTTATCGCGTTACGCTTTACAGTACTGACTAGCTCTTCAATTTGGCTTTCCAGTACCACGCCCTGATCGACGATCACTGCCACATTGTCCAAGCGAGTTTGCTTGGCGAACGTGCTAAACGAAATAAATGCCAAAAGGGCAAAAGTGACTACAGTTAATTTCATATTTATGGTTACTTATTAATTAAAATTTACACCTAAGTGTTTGGGTTATATTTTTATTGTACATGGGGCTAATCTAACAGATAAGGCTGCCGATAGCCGAACAATCCATCTCTTAACATGTCGCGCCCTGAACTATCACCGCCAATTCCTTTAAACAAGAATTGAATGGCGATACCTGAATCAAACTCGTCTGTGCTTTGTAGCCCGTCATCATCAAAACGACTGGTTAATTGACGCTGAGCGACAATGCGCAGTGCCCAGCAACAGGATTCATATTGAAAACCTGTGTAGCTTTCGATGGTCCGATGGCGCTCTATATCACGATACCAGCGGCCTACCCAATACCAGTCGCGAGTAATCGGCCAACTGGCAGTTAACCCCAATTGACTAATTTGCTCGCCAGACAAATCCCGCACAAATCTGTGGTTAAATTGCACCATTTTGTCTCTGGCTAGTCGATATTCAAGGCCAATACTACTGCGCTCAACTTTGTCGGTTTCGGTGGATACTTGCACTTCGCTGTGAGCTAGCCACTTACTGCCGATGCGCCAATCCAACTCTGCTGCTAAGGCTGACCTGTCGTCTTCTTTACTTGCTGCTGTGACCTTGTTGTCTTCAAGATAGAAAATCTGACCCAAGCTAAGTTTAAATTGTTCCCTATTATCTTTATCAATTATGCGCGAGGTGACACCAAGGGTCACTTGATTTTGGTCGCTGATACGATCTAACCCAGTAAACTCCTGACCTCGGAACAATCCACCGAAATCGTTAAATAAGCGAGTTGTATCATATAAGCCGATATCTGATTGGTCTTGGTAACTGGTATACAAATATTGCGCTCTTGGCTCCAACGTTTGGGTTACATCTGAGCCGAACCAATGAGCTTGTCTTTCGAACACCAAGGCACCGTATAATTTGGCTTGACCTAATGTACGTGACACATCACGAGAAAGGTCGGTTCCTTCGATGTTTTCTTGGCGATATACGGTATGCATAACGGATGTTTCGGCGAGGAATTCGCCCCAACTGTTCTCAAGTGGCAGGCTTAAAGTGGGCGCTATATGGGCACGAGTCGCCTTAGGACTTGTGCCATTTGCATTGTCAAAACGAGCCAATTCCGAGTGAATGTCAAATTTAAAACCAGCGGGTAAGTCACTTGTGTAATCAAGCTTTAGCTCAGGTAAAGCGCGGTAGGTATCGTCATGATCACCTAAAATTTCAAAGTCCCGCAGTTGTAAACTGACATTCAAAGCATCAGAGTAATAGTGCAAGCCTAGGGTTCTGAACAAGTGAGTATCAGCTGAGTTGTAGTAGTTAGAGCCCAAGTCAACTATATAGTTATCATCACTCAAACCGTTGAAATCGACATTTACTTCCCAATTTTCGGATAAGGCCCCTTTATGGGTGAGTCTGTAAAAGTAGCGGTCTTCATTGGTGCTAGAGTCAGAATCGTTAGGCAAGTATTCAATATCGATCTGACCACTGTTTTGCTCAGTTAGGTAACGAAATTCCGTTTTTAACTGTAACCCTCGCTTTGTCATATAGCGAGGCGTAATCGTCGCATCATATTGTTGGTCTAGGTTCAGATAGTATGGTTGCTCATAAGCAAATCCGGTACTACTACTGCTGCCTACCTTGGGGAATAACAAGCCAGTCTCTCTTGCATCCGTAACTGGAAAAGAATAATAAGGAAGATAGAAAATCGGAATGTCTTGCACATAAAACACCGCGTTTCGCGCGACACCGCGTGTTTCATCGGGTTTGACTTTGATGCTATCAGCACGGACTAACCAATCTTCTTGGCCTGTTGGGCACGTTGAAAAAGTGACGCCATTTAATTGTAAACCTTGAGTTTGATCCACAACCAAAAGTTCCGCGTCCCCTCGCGCATTGAGCGTCGTTAATTCATATTGGGTGTCGGCAATTTCCATGCGGTTGTTTTGGGTGTTGAGCAGAACTTTCTGACTGGTAACACTTAGCTCAGGTGTTTGATAGGTAACATCTCCTGTTGCAATGAGCTGCTGGGTCGTACGGTCAATTTGTGCTCGATTTGCTATAATTTGCGAATCTTTATTGGTTATTTCTACTTCGCCCTCAAATTCTGCGAAATTATCTTGCTGAATCGAGGTCATATTAGATATAACTTGAATTTGTCCGTTAGGCAGACGCTTCTCTACCACGAAAGTATTTGCAGGTGCTGGACATGTTTCCTGAGCTGCCGCACTAAGTGAGCATAACGAGAAACAGAGCACGTGAAGAGGTTGCTTGATTTTCATACGGTAGGGTAAAAAGGCAGCCTGATAATGGTTAAAGTCACGGGAGTTAAGCTCCAATTTTAAGGGTTTCGCGCAGATTTACTAGTAAACTTGCAAAAAAAGCGATATTTCGCCATTCTTCGCTGTCAAATTTTACCCCAACATGAGGTCCTAAGTGAGCCCATTGGCACAAAGACAAGCACAATTGATGGATTGGATTAATCATTCCACACCTTTTTTGTGTCAACAATTACACATGGTTTACGGTGATGCCAGCTTTAGGCGTTATTTTCGCTTCACCTTTGATGAGCGCACGATTATCGCAGTAGATGCTCCACCAACGTTTGAAGACAGCGAAAAATTTGCCTTAGTTGCAGAGTCTTTCGCTGCTAACGGTTTGCGCGTGCCGGATATATTGGCCGCAGACCACACGTTAGGCTTTTATTGTCTCAATGATTTTGGTGATGAGCAATTGGCTCATCAACTAAATGACCATAGTTGTCACCAGTTGTACCCAAAAGCCTTAGCACTTTTGCCAAAGGTACAGCAATGTACAGCTACAGCTCAAGCAACTTTACCCGCCTATGATCACAAACTATTTACCCGAGAGTTTGAAATATTCACTCAATGGTTATTAGATGTGCATTTGGGGTATCGTTTGACGGCTGAACAGCACGCTATGCTGAACGATACATTCAATGTATTAGCAGACAATTTCTTTGAGCAACCTAAAGTTGGTGTGCATCGCGACTTTCACTCCCGTAATCTAATGATGCTACAAAATAATGAGATTGGCGTCATTGATTTTCAAGACGCAGTGGTTGGCCCTATCACATATGATGCGGTGTCTTTGCTGCGCGATTGTTATCGACGTTGGCCCGATAAATGGGTGAGCAATTGGTTAGCTGCGTTTCAACAGCAGTTTTATCCGCAATACCCACTTGTTAAATTCACTCGCTGGTTTGACCTAACAGGCATGCAACGGCACATCAAAGCCAGTGGTATATTTGCTCGTTTGCATCACAGAGATGGAAAAAGTGACTATTTAGAGGATATTCCACGAACCTTGGGATATATGGTGGATATAGGTAAGCAATATCCCGAGCTTCAGGCGTTCGTACAATTTGTTGAACAAGAAGTTCTACCGAGTGTACTGGCGTTAGCCAATTCAGCGAAAGGTAAGGTAGTGTTACTTGCAGGCAGTAAACGCTAATCAACTGAGTCGCTACTAATAAATGAATAAACAGATTAATACAGCAATGATTTTAGCGGCAGGACGCGGCGAGCGTATGCGGCCATTAACCGATACTACGCCTAAGCCCTTGCTAGAAGTACACGGCAAGCCCTTGATTGAATACCATATCGAACGTTTAGCCGCCGCCGGTATTAAACGCATAGTGATAAACCATGCATGGCTTGGCGAGCAAATTGTTCAGCGTATCGGCAATGGCTCGCGATTTAACGTGGATATCGTGTATTCCAAAGAGGAAACCGCACTAGAAACCGCAGGAGGTATCAAAAAAGCACTCCCGCACTTGTGTGAACACAATGATAGCGATGCGTTTTTAGTGGTCAATGGTGACGTATTTACTGACATTTGCTTTGCCAATTTACTCGAAAACCTGAGAGAGCACGTTACAGGTTTAAAGAAAGAGTTGCTGCTAGCCCACTTGATATTAGTGCCAAACCCCCCACACAACCCTGAGGGGGATTTTTACTTGCATGGTTGTAATGTGAGCAAAGAACAAAGCGGTGACACGAAAATAGAACAGTGTCGTTCAAACAAGTATACCTTTAGCGGTATCGGTGTGTACCGCAAAGCGTTGTTCGACAATATATCGCAAGCAAGTCAACGTTTAGCGCCTGTGCTGGTAGACGCGATGACAAAAAATCAAGTAAGCGGAAGTTTGTACCAAGGTGTATGGGTTGATATAGGTACGCCTGAGCGCTTAACGCAATTGAATGCGCAGCGTTGAAATAGAGCGCATAACGCGTGTGCGAGTAAATAAATGTTTAAACAGGGTAAATAATGATTGGTAAGATTTTAGGCACCATTTTTGGCTTTATGTTCGGGCGCATCCCCGGCGCTATTTTAGGCTTTATCGTCGGACATATGTTCGACAAAGGCTATAGCCAAGACTTTAACCAAATGGGCGGTTTCAGCGGATTTTTTACCAGCCAAGATGATTTCAAAAAGCAGGCAATATTTTTTCACGCCCTGTTTTCGGTCATGGGGCATATCGCGAAAGCTGACGGCAAAGTCAGCGATATAGAAATAAAAATGGCCAGCTCATTAATGGATCAGATGGGGCTAGAAGGAGACACGCGTAAAGAAGCCCAGCAGGCCTTTCGCGATGGAAAAGAAGCTGATTTCGCGTTAAAAGACATTATTTTAGAGCTAAAAGAATCTTGCCATGGTCGCAGAGATATTTTGCAGGTCTTTTTAGAAATTCTCATTCAAGCGGCATATGTTGATGGAAGATTAGATAAGGCCGAACAAAAAGTGCTTGAAACCGCGGCGCTGCACTTAGGATTCAAGCAAAACGAATTACTTTACTTATTGTCTGTGTATGAAGCCGAAATACGCTTTCGTCAGCGTGGTGGCCAAAGAAGCGGTCAGTCTTCCCATCGCACCCATCAAGGAAGTCAGTCTACCTACTCTTCTCAACAGTCATTAAAGGACG from the Paraglaciecola mesophila genome contains:
- the pdxA gene encoding 4-hydroxythreonine-4-phosphate dehydrogenase PdxA; translation: MTIKLAITPGEPAGVGPDLTIALAQQQWQAILVVVASADLMRDRAKALGMPLNLLPYSENCQDIQPAGALYIVDVPLCANVTAGQLNEANSQYVLNTLHQACQMNLRGECQALVTGPVHKGIINEAGIAFSGHTEYFAEQSNTPEVVMMLATEGLRVTLATTHIPLTAVSAAITGPKLDRVIRIIDHDLKTKFGIDQPHIFVCGLNPHAGEDGHIGREEIDTIIPALEVLRQDGVRLTGPLPADTIFNPKYLQQADTVLAMYHDQGLPVLKYKGFGQAVNITLGLPFIRTSVDHGTALDLAATGQADVGSFRIAIKEAISLAKSKQ
- the surA gene encoding peptidylprolyl isomerase SurA, whose product is MKLTVVTFALLAFISFSTFAKQTRLDNVAVIVDQGVVLESQIEELVSTVKRNAITNNQTLPSDRVLRTQAIERLIVDSLQSQMADRMGIQISDPQLDQTIDNIAREDGTTVEQLRQSLASEGVSFEVYREQVRKELISGEVRRANVRRRIYITPQEISNLVKLIDEQGGQQAEYHLGHILIGFPPDPTDADVSKAKDTAEKVLELLNNGSEFAKIATASSSGSKALEGGDLGWMNINSMPTLFAEAVQGASKDDLIGPIRSGAGFHVLKIIDIRGIEKVEVAELKSRHILIKPSVILSDEKAEKMLIEFRKQLLAGEADFAELAKEHSADPGSALRGGDLGWADPNVYVPAFRDTLQKLEVGEISQPVRSTHGWHLMQLMDKRVQDATEKRKEDKAYQLLFQRKFAEETEAWLKEMRDSAYVELLDKKDNS
- a CDS encoding LPS-assembly protein LptD, whose product is MELNSRDFNHYQAAFLPYRMKIKQPLHVLCFSLCSLSAAAQETCPAPANTFVVEKRLPNGQIQVISNMTSIQQDNFAEFEGEVEITNKDSQIIANRAQIDRTTQQLIATGDVTYQTPELSVTSQKVLLNTQNNRMEIADTQYELTTLNARGDAELLVVDQTQGLQLNGVTFSTCPTGQEDWLVRADSIKVKPDETRGVARNAVFYVQDIPIFYLPYYSFPVTDARETGLLFPKVGSSSSTGFAYEQPYYLNLDQQYDATITPRYMTKRGLQLKTEFRYLTEQNSGQIDIEYLPNDSDSSTNEDRYFYRLTHKGALSENWEVNVDFNGLSDDNYIVDLGSNYYNSADTHLFRTLGLHYYSDALNVSLQLRDFEILGDHDDTYRALPELKLDYTSDLPAGFKFDIHSELARFDNANGTSPKATRAHIAPTLSLPLENSWGEFLAETSVMHTVYRQENIEGTDLSRDVSRTLGQAKLYGALVFERQAHWFGSDVTQTLEPRAQYLYTSYQDQSDIGLYDTTRLFNDFGGLFRGQEFTGLDRISDQNQVTLGVTSRIIDKDNREQFKLSLGQIFYLEDNKVTAASKEDDRSALAAELDWRIGSKWLAHSEVQVSTETDKVERSSIGLEYRLARDKMVQFNHRFVRDLSGEQISQLGLTASWPITRDWYWVGRWYRDIERHRTIESYTGFQYESCCWALRIVAQRQLTSRFDDDGLQSTDEFDSGIAIQFLFKGIGGDSSGRDMLRDGLFGYRQPYLLD
- a CDS encoding aminoglycoside phosphotransferase family protein; translation: MSPLAQRQAQLMDWINHSTPFLCQQLHMVYGDASFRRYFRFTFDERTIIAVDAPPTFEDSEKFALVAESFAANGLRVPDILAADHTLGFYCLNDFGDEQLAHQLNDHSCHQLYPKALALLPKVQQCTATAQATLPAYDHKLFTREFEIFTQWLLDVHLGYRLTAEQHAMLNDTFNVLADNFFEQPKVGVHRDFHSRNLMMLQNNEIGVIDFQDAVVGPITYDAVSLLRDCYRRWPDKWVSNWLAAFQQQFYPQYPLVKFTRWFDLTGMQRHIKASGIFARLHHRDGKSDYLEDIPRTLGYMVDIGKQYPELQAFVQFVEQEVLPSVLALANSAKGKVVLLAGSKR
- the murU gene encoding N-acetylmuramate alpha-1-phosphate uridylyltransferase MurU, with the protein product MILAAGRGERMRPLTDTTPKPLLEVHGKPLIEYHIERLAAAGIKRIVINHAWLGEQIVQRIGNGSRFNVDIVYSKEETALETAGGIKKALPHLCEHNDSDAFLVVNGDVFTDICFANLLENLREHVTGLKKELLLAHLILVPNPPHNPEGDFYLHGCNVSKEQSGDTKIEQCRSNKYTFSGIGVYRKALFDNISQASQRLAPVLVDAMTKNQVSGSLYQGVWVDIGTPERLTQLNAQR
- the djlA gene encoding co-chaperone DjlA; the protein is MIGKILGTIFGFMFGRIPGAILGFIVGHMFDKGYSQDFNQMGGFSGFFTSQDDFKKQAIFFHALFSVMGHIAKADGKVSDIEIKMASSLMDQMGLEGDTRKEAQQAFRDGKEADFALKDIILELKESCHGRRDILQVFLEILIQAAYVDGRLDKAEQKVLETAALHLGFKQNELLYLLSVYEAEIRFRQRGGQRSGQSSHRTHQGSQSTYSSQQSLKDAYQILGVSESDDDKAVKKAYRKLMSENHPDKLVSKGLPKQALEIAKNKAQDIQAAYEMIKEKRGMR